A region from the Leishmania panamensis strain MHOM/PA/94/PSC-1 chromosome 20 sequence genome encodes:
- a CDS encoding deoxyhypusine synthase, putative (TriTrypDB/GeneDB-style sysID: LpmP.20.0340): MKERMASIAESAVFVSSAASAEAVARLTHVQGPTSNFDKAQHIIGSYPTMGFQATNYGLACSIARRMIRKQPPSKVYQLKDGKYVLVPRDVGEDGGALRQEQFYPNLFMGVTANLMGTGCREAVRFLVQEGVVRRSPEASATVSADCPDDQLMFARLKEEYVDMYGGPPHPDEVMPCAHSFLSAIVVSGGGVEHDLRRACAVYTLQHYASETRGQSSSGASSAAPTLFKSPKKSKKPFGTRTVAGRAKLARFGNVEYACQGSPDSRLFDSLMHIFVQRLCVRQARLRAAAEAKPIPDKYNDVCKWSVTPSEVWALCGLWLVDMLTEALEALQSCTCHRPSGLSVGAAESPNANGEGQETQRYTNSEASAPHRAEALARARTTMIYWAALQQVPVFSPSFVDGDIASYLLPPPLSAAHPEHRKGDVVVDENTSSSERKGPRKASSSLTTEIATAVGRALSVDRLQVDLVRDVHLINKLAMLSKKTGILICGGGVVKHHVCNANLMRNGADFTIILNNGQEFDGSDAGAKPEEALSWGKVRMEGEFVKVYGEVSTYLPLLLAEVFVPAVRQRRAEDDVQQRKKGVSQGPRRRKPCQSTFTSVMKGV; encoded by the coding sequence atgaAAGAACGCATGGCGAGCATTGCGGAGTCTGCTGTGTTTGTGTCGTCGGCTGCCTCGGCGGAGGCTGTCGCGAGGCTGACACACGTTCAGGGCCCCACGTCGAACTTCGACAAGGCACAACACATCATTGGGTCATACCCGACAATGGGATTCCAGGCGACCAACTACGGCCTCGCCTGCTCCATTGCCCGGCGCATGATCCGGAAGCAGCCTCCTTCCAAGGTGTATCAACTGAAGGACGGGAAGTACGTGCTGGTGCCGCGCGATGTTGGCGAAGACGGTGGGGCGTTGCGGCAAGAGCAGTTCTATCCGAACCTGTTCATGGGTGTGACCGCTAACCTCATGGGCACTGGCTGCCGCGAGGCGGTTCGGTTTCTTGTTCAGGAGGGCGTTGTTCGTCGCTCGCCAGAAGCGTCGGCTACGGTGTCAGCAGACTGCCCAGACGACCAGCTAATGTTTGCACGACTCAAGGAGGAGTACGTTGATATGTACGGTGGGCCTCCACACCCGGACGAGGTGATGCCTTGCGCTCACAGTTTCCTCTCCGCCATTGTCgtgagcggtggtggtgtggagcACGACCTGCGTCGCGCGTGCGCGGTGTACACTTTGCAGCACTACGCCAGCGAAACACGAGGGCAgtcgagcagcggcgcctcctctgcggcTCCTACGCTGTTCAAGAGTCCCAAGAAGTCGAAGAAGCCTTTCGGCACTCGCACGGTGGCCGGGAGAGCAAAGCTGGCGCGCTTTGGCAACGTCGAGTACGCGTGTCAAGGGAGCCCCGACTCTCGGTTGTTCGACTCCCTCATGCATATTTTCGTTCAGCGTCTTTGCGTCCGCCAGGCACGATTGCGCgcggctgcggaggcgaagCCGATTCCTGACAAGTACAACGACGTGTGCAAGTGGTCCGTCACACCCAGTGAGGTGTGGGCGTTGTGCGGATTGTGGCTGGTTGACATGCTTACTGAAGCTCTAGAGGCTCTGCAGAGTTGCACATGTCACAGGCCAAGCGGCTTGTCGGTTGGCGCCGCAGAATCCCCAAATGCGAATGGGGAGGGGCAGGAGACGCAGCGATATACTAACAGTGAGGCATCGGCGCCTCACCGTGCGGAAGCACTCGCCAGGGCGCGTACCACGATGATCTACTGGGCAGCCCTGCAGCAAGTCCCCGTGTTCAGTCCCTCCTTTGTCGACGGAGACATAGCGAGCTACCTGctgcccccacctctctcagCCGCCCATCCTGAGCACAGAAAGGGCGATGTAGTGGTGGACGAGAATACCAGCAGCTCGGAGCGGAAGGGACCTCGCAAAGCCTCCTCGTCTTTAACCACGGAAATCGCCACAGCGGTTGGCAGGGCTCTGTCTGTGGATCGACTACAGGTGGACCTCGTCCGCGACGTGCACTTGATCAACAAACTTGCCATGCTCAGCAAGAAGACTGGCATTCTCatctgcggcggtggtgtcgtGAAGCATCACGTGTGTAATGCCAACCTCATGCGGAACGGCGCCGACTTCACTATCATCCTGAACAATGGGCAGGAGTTCGACGGTTCTGATGCCGGTGCTAAACCAGAGGAGGCACTTTCGTGGGGAAAAGTGCGGATGGAGGGGGAGTTCGTGAAGGTGTATGGAGAGGTCAGCACgtacctgccgctgctgttggcggAGGTCTTCGTGCccgcggtgcggcagcgcagagccGAGGATGACGTGCAACAGCGCAAGAAGGGAGTCTCACAAGGCCCGCGCCGCCGCAAACCGTGCCAGAGTACTTTCACCAGTGTGATGAAGGGCGTTTAG